The Montipora foliosa isolate CH-2021 chromosome 1, ASM3666993v2, whole genome shotgun sequence genome has a window encoding:
- the LOC138004179 gene encoding transcription factor SOX-14-like has translation MGKQEEGHIKRPMNAFMVWSRGKRKQYAAINPRMHNSEISKRLGAEWKMLSQDEKEPFVAEAKRLQAIHIQEHPDYKYKPKRRKPKSLQKKELSGPMFSPYSAPMMAVDKFPTNQLPQTIAHSTALSADPMYSKINGAAAFHHSVSPGYPVIYPNVTAVNSHHSVTPPSRQIFSGSLDSTHSFRAADVMSHNRALYTSQAFQPALPSQIQQRISSIDESRGSITSGSPSPTASSTEAPSKSSGYTVSTAELSGQRVWQPQQDLSRPVAYVPVLL, from the coding sequence ATGGGAAAGCAAGAGGAAGGCCACATTAAGAGACCAATGAACGCATTTATGGTTTGGAGTCGGGGTAAGAGAAAGCAGTATGCTGCGATTAATCCAAGAATGCATAATTCGGAGATAAGCAAGCGACTAGGAGCCGAGTGGAAAATGCTGTCACAAGATGAGAAGGAACCGTTCGTGGCCGAAGCCAAGCGTCTTCAGGCAATTCACATCCAAGAGCACCCAGATTATAAGTACAAGCCCAAACGGCGCAAGCCGAAATCACTGCAGAAGAAGGAGTTATCAGGCCCTATGTTTTCCCCATACAGCGCTCCAATGATGGCGGTTGACAAATTCCCGACAAATCAATTGCCTCAAACAATAGCTCATTCAACTGCTTTGTCCGCAGACCCAATGTATTCCAAAATAAACGGAGCAGCAGCGTTTCATCACTCCGTTTCGCCAGGATATCCAGTCATTTATCCAAACGTAACCGCAGTTAACAGTCACCACTCCGTTACACCGCCATCGCGGCAGATTTTCAGTGGTTCTTTGGATTCAACGCACTCATTTCGCGCAGCCGATGTGATGAGTCACAACCGAGCGTTGTACACCAGTCAAGCTTTTCAGCCAGCGTTACCTTCGCAAATACAGCAGAGAATTTCAAGCATTGATGAATCACGAGGATCGATCACAAGCGGCTCACCAAGTCCGACAGCATCAAGCACAGAGGCACCCAGTAAATCATCAGGTTACACTGTGTCCACAGCAGAACTGAGCGGACAGAGAGTTTGGCAGCCTCAGCAGGACTTGTCTCGGCCCGTGGCTTATGTCCCGGTATTGCTTTAA